In the genome of Gadus morhua chromosome 14, gadMor3.0, whole genome shotgun sequence, one region contains:
- the ildr1a gene encoding immunoglobulin-like domain-containing receptor 1a: MRGLLLACCLCLLPSEVRGIQVNVPQAQRSTMLFSSVILRCDYSTSANAQNVLVTWRFKSFCMDPVLEYYSTAYQSALSLGQDPSNDCPDRIRTVRVVMQKTGSNEAILGAEYRERKISIQNMADLVINEVMWWDNGVYFCAVDAPGDTSGDNDKEVKLIVYHWLTVLLIVLGALLLIILLGVCCCQCCPQRCCCYIRCPCCPEQCCCPEKAVMQHRMIKDAQKAMAPWMGGQHIYAPMSQHSSQKNPLLYAGSSAGHIPMNPMPLPPPQSMGYSMPPPPSNYGNQTPANGQMLDYMENQMRGMDMSSPMLQPQPMHPMHPMQHNQMMGPPALSVPFSPGPPSMLSALNDDGPAERRVITLPPIREQPAARMPPRAPLTRPPSSSASSRHGGSAYRRDDGGGGGRGGRRPSPTRSRAMSRSFSQDSLDGGSRGAPSRSGDLGRLRSRSRDDLYETRSRGNYSPPASHRSRRDSWSSDDEDSSRRGGAARRGGGGGGGGGGGGGGGGMWVDNPPSYTEYEPGSKPGKRRNERLSDKSSRSGTSVVI, translated from the exons ATGCGCGGACTACTGCTCGCATGTTGCCTGTGCCTCCTACCCTCAG aggtgaGGGGCATCCAGGTGAACGTGCCCCAGGCTCAGCGCAGCACCATGCTGTTCTCCTCCGTCATCCTACGCTGTGACTACTCCACCTCCGCCAACGCCCAGAACGTCCTGGTGACCTGGCGCTTCAAGTCCTTCTGCATGGACCCTGTCCTGGAGTACTACTCCACAG CCTACCAATCGGCCCTCTCCCTGGGGCAGGACCCGTCCAACGACTGCCCCGACCGCATTAGGACCGTGCGCGTGGTGATGCAAAAGACGGGCTCCAACGAGGCCATCCTGGGAGCCGAGTACCGCGAGAGGAAGATCTCCATCCAGAACA TGGCTGACCTGGTGATCAACGAGGTCATGTGGTGGGACAACGGCGTGTATTTCTGCGCTGTCGATGCGCCGGGAGACACGTCAGGAGACAACGACAAAGAAGTCAAACTCATTGTTTACC actgGCTGACGGTACTCCTCATCGTCCTGGGAGCCctgctcctcatcatcctcttgGGGGTCTGCTGCTGCCAGTGCTGTCctcagcgctgctgctgctacatCCGCTGCCCCTGCTGCCCGGAGCAGTGCTGCTGCCCCGAGAAAG cggtgATGCAACATCGTATGATCAAGGACGCCCAGAAGGCCATGGCTCCCTGGATGGGAGGTCAGCACATCTATGCACCAATGAGCCAACATTCTTCCCAGAAGAATCCCCTGCTTTACGCAG GCTCCTCCGCTGGGCACATCCCCATGAACCCcatgcccctccctccccctcaatccATGGGCTACAGcatgccccccccacccagtaACTATGGTAACCAGACCCCAGCTAACGGCCAGATGTTGGACTACATGGAGAACCAGATGAGGGGGATGGACATGAGCAGCCCGATGCTGCAG CCGCAGCCCATGCACCCCATGCACCCCATGCAGCACAACCAGATGATGGGTCCCCCCGCCCTCTCCGTCCCCTTCTCTCCGGGGCCCCCCAGCATGCTCTCGGCCCTCAACGACGACGGGCCGGCCGAGCGCCGCGTCATCACGCTCCCGCCAATCAGGGAGCAGCCTGCAGCCCGGATGCCTCCCAGGGCGCCCTTGACCCGCCCCCCCAGCTCCAGCGCCAGCAGCCGCCATGGCGGCAGCGCCTATCGCCGTgacgacggaggaggaggaggaagagggggccGCCGCCCGTCGCCGACGCGGTCCCGGGCCATGTCGCGGAGCTTCAGCCAGGACTCCCTGGACGGGGGGAGCCGCGGGGCCCCCAGCCGCAGCGGGGACCTGGGCCGCCTGCGCTCCCGCTCCCGGGACGACCTGTACGAGACCCGGTCCCGCGGGAACTACTCGCCGCCGGCCTCCCACCGCTCCCGGCgggactcctggagctccgACGACGAGGACAGCAGCCGGAGGGGGGGAgcggcgaggagaggaggaggaggaggaggaggaggaggaggaggaggaggaggaggaggaatgtggGTAGATAATCCGCCCAGCTACACGGAGTATGAGCCCGGTTCGAAACCCGGCAAGCGGAGGAACGAGCGCCTCTCT GATAAGAGTTCTCGGAGTGGGACCAGCGTGGTCATCTGA
- the LOC115558549 gene encoding immunoglobulin-like domain-containing receptor 2, giving the protein MSLQVPWWVPLLWLAGVCSGVQVFVRDEKRFAVLFQAVVLPCHYTSVSTQTPVVQWVYKSYCRDRTRDTFGFSNSRAGAGGYDGGVSAAVVDYLDCADSSRTVRTVASIAGSSVTLSEHYKNRDISIINTADLRIGEVQWGDSGVYICKVVISDDLEGQSEANVELLVLGFSGDPEDLLPGFEMKIMPEWVFVGVVALGSVLVLLLLGVCWCQCCPHSCCCYVSCWCCPDTCCCPRHLYEAGKGIKVGTHTPTPTVMPYPPYFISGLPTMVPIAPPSLVDKTSPVPPSDSSLLASASSLSELSSLHEGEAGFRQTYRDIQKNALPAIPDRDPAFQSGDDHHHQRCRGNRSPEPQRYQRSPPASQRYRDDRDDPDDGGPLPPRRFSDDPPSSSHTGRSARKPPGGREPERWNPRSELLQRKAFRSIGPTGSLDELERDAYRRRGEGGRPGDGHRGNEDEGDAGDRMELREFRRQLSSPCRRDGPPQRYRDDRGRGEEEEEEEENGRPRPRRERMKSDGGEPASPLASPTRRRGNSWDSERHRVPPPPAPRLSPPPSSSSTRDRDYDGDSFLGSLLERKARLRGAGPGRGDQDSDSPSKLSSKLSSGESGRFRSRSPNGRRETDSAPPCSERERGGGERGGGERGGGERGGGERGVGERGWGERGGGERSSPRPASSQTSKSSALASSNRREDPRDKPRKTNTMLSRDSLIV; this is encoded by the exons gTGTGTGCTCCGGCGTCCAGGTGTTCGTGAGGGACGAGAAGCGCTTCGCCGTGCTCTTCCAGGCGGTGGTCCTGCCGTGCCACTACACCAGCGTGTCCACCCAGACCCCCGTGGTGCAGTGGGTGTACAAGTCCTACTGCCGCGACCGCACACGGGACACCTTCGGCTTCTCCAACAGCCGGGCCGGCGCCGGCG gctacGACGGGGGAGTgtcggcggcggtggtggattACCTGGACTGCGCCGACAGCAGCCGCACGGTGCGCACCGTGGCGTCCATCGCGGGGTCCTCCGTGACGCTGTCGGAGCACTACAAGAACCGCGACATCTCCATCATCAACA CGGCCGACCTTCGAATCGGGGAGGTGCAGTGGGGAGACAGCGGGGTGTACATCTGCAAGGTGGTCATCTCAGACGACCTGGAGGGGCAGAGTGAGGCCAATGTGGAGCTCCTGGTCCTGG gtttcTCAGGTGATCCTGAGGACCTGTTACCTGGCTTTGAAATGAAGATAATGCCAG aATGGGTGTTTGTGGGGGTCGTAGCGCTGGGCAGTGTCCTGGTTctcctgctgctgggggtgTGTTGGTGCCAGTGCTGTCCCCACTCCTGCTGCTGCTACGTCAGCTGCTGGTGCTGCCCAGATACATGCTGCTGCCCCAGGCACT taTACGAGGCCGGTAAGGGCATCAAGGTGggcacccacacccccacccccacggtGATGCCCTACCCCCCCTACTTCATCTCCGGCCTGCCCACCATGGTCCCCATCGCCCCCCCATCGCTGGTGGACAAAACGTCCCCGGTCCCCCCCTCCGACAGCAGCCTGCTGGCCTCAG CTTCCAGCCTATCAGAGCTGAGCTCCCTCCacgagggggaggcggggttcCGGCAGACGTACCGGGACATCCAGAAGAACGCCCTCCCCGCCATCCCGGATCGCGACCCCGCCTTCCAGTCCGGGGACGACCATCATCACCAGCGCTGCCGTGGCAACCGCAGCCCAGAGCCGCAGCGGTACCAGAGGAGCCCGCCCGCCTCTCAGCGTTACCGTGACGACCGCGACGACCCCGACGACGGcgggcccctccccccgcggCGCTTCAGCGACGACCCCCCCTCGTCGTCGCACACGGGGCGGTCCGCGCGTAAACCGCCCGGAGGCAGGGAGCCGGAGCG GTGGAACCCGCGGTCGGAGCTCCTCCAGCGGAAGGCGTTCCGCTCCATCGGTCCGACCGGCTCGCTGGACGAGCTGGAGCGGGACGCCTACCgtcggcggggggaggggggtcggcCCGGCGACGGGCACCGCGGCAACGAGGACGAGGGGGATGCCGGCGACCGGATGGAGCTCCGGGAGTTCCGCCGCCagctctcctccccctgccgcCGGGACGGCCCGCCGCAGCGTTACCGCGACGACCGCGGccgcggggaggaggaggaggaggaggaggagaacgggcGGCCCAGGCCCAGGCGGGAGAGGATGAAGTCGGACGGGGGCGAGCCGGCCAGCCCCCTGGCCTCCCCCACCCGGAGGCGCGGCAACAGTTGGGACAGCGAGCGCCACCGCGTGCccccgccgccggccccccgcctcagcccccccccctcctcctcctccacccgggACAGAGACTACGACGGGGACTCCTTCCTGGGCAGCCTGCTGGAGCGCAAGGCCAGgctgcggggggcggggccggggcgggGCGACCAGGACTCGGACTCGCCCTCCAAGCTCAGCTCCAAGCTGAGCAGCGGCGAATCCGGACGCTTCCGCAGCCGCTCGCCCAACGGGCGGCGGGAGACGGACTCGGCGCCCCCCtgctcggagagagagaggggcgggggcgagagaggcgggggggagaggggagggggcgagagaggagggggagagagaggagtcggtgagagagggtggggggagagaggaggtggagagaggtcCTCGCCGCGACCGGCGTCCAGCCAGACTTCTAAATCCTCTGCGCTCGCGTCGTCCAATCGCAGAGAGGATCCCCGGGACAAGCCCCGCAAGACG aacacAATGCTTAGCCGGGACTCCCTCATCGTGTGA